CCATACAATCGCGGGATATGCGCCCACAAATCCGTTCCTCCCTCTTTTTAGATTTTCTTTTGTGCGAAGGAGCAAGCAATGCCCAGACAACATTCTCCGCTCAGTCAGATGCTTTATGAAATTCGCGGTGTGGCGATGAAAGTCCAAAACCAAATGGGTACTGCCCACCAGGAGGCTGTTTACCACCGTTTATTTGTTGCCGCCTTGCAAAAAGCAGGGTTCAGGGTGGAATCCCAACCTCGGCTTGACATCCAAGACGCCCACCACAATGTGGTCAAACACTACTATCCAGATTTGCGAGTGACACATCGTAACCTTCAGGTGCTGGTGGAAATCAAAGCCAGTCCCGGAGGGCTGCAACCTTCTCACATGCGCCAGGCACGCGCCTATCTTTCAGTGGACCGCAAGAGTCGCAGCGCCCTTTTGATAAATTTCGCTCGCAAGCCGCTGGAACACAAAACTCTTTTTCGTAAGGACATCTGATATGCGACAACGTCCCAAGTATCGTCCTGTACCTGCCTTTGTGCGTACTCTGAGCACATCCCTACCTATCGACATCACCCCCGTCCTGGCCGCTTTGGAGA
The Gammaproteobacteria bacterium DNA segment above includes these coding regions:
- a CDS encoding GxxExxY protein translates to MPRQHSPLSQMLYEIRGVAMKVQNQMGTAHQEAVYHRLFVAALQKAGFRVESQPRLDIQDAHHNVVKHYYPDLRVTHRNLQVLVEIKASPGGLQPSHMRQARAYLSVDRKSRSALLINFARKPLEHKTLFRKDI